A stretch of Aedes aegypti strain LVP_AGWG chromosome 2, AaegL5.0 Primary Assembly, whole genome shotgun sequence DNA encodes these proteins:
- the LOC5577602 gene encoding endocuticle structural glycoprotein SgAbd-3 → MKQIICVLVVGLACAVLADKDQEATILKHDAEVNVDGSYQFAYETSNGILHEEQGQLKTVGEEQAVVAQGRFAYTDGEGNNFAVQYVADENGFQPQGDHLPTPPPIPELIERALRLLATKSQKK, encoded by the exons ATGAAGCAA ATCATTTGTGTGTTGGTTGTGGGTTTGGCATGTGCTGTGTTAGCAGACAAGGATCAGGAGGCGACAATATTAAAACACGATGCCGAAGTAAATGTTGATGGATCTTACCAGTTTGCCTACGAAACATCTAACGGTATCCTTCATGAAGAGCAGGGCCAGCTGAAAACTGTCGGAGAAGAACAGGCTGTG GTTGCTCAAGGTCGGTTCGCTTACACCGACGGCGAAGGGAATAATTTCGCAGTACAGTACGTGGCCGATGAAAATGGATTCCAGCCGCAGGGAGATCATCTGCCAACTCCACCACCAATTCCGGAACTGATTGAGAGGGCACTTCGATTGCTGGCCACCAAATCGCAGAAGAAGTAA
- the LOC5577601 gene encoding larval cuticle protein LCP-30 yields MKLVLVLVVLTNALFFVSCQNDGRYRPPTTTTRRPVYRTYRPFDPFSRNRGANDGRYTGGNDGRYRARNDGRYYGGNDGRYVHVDVKYQHTGDGDRGKYSHIGGPSGSGAGNLGGFGDGFGSNGGGDRDGTGDGQVVPAAPAPAPVPVLVPTTSAPTSPRRPTVQVASGPSGDGWKIIHLDNRMRPDGYNYLFETENGINAEESGRIETTADGGEGLRSTGFYQYVGDDGQVYRVDYVADSNGFVPQGDHIPKTPPAIEKLLQYLASQPKQ; encoded by the exons ATGAAGCTGGTTTTG gtaCTTGTGGTGTTGACAAATGCTCTATTCTTTGTGAGTTGTCAGAACGATGGTCGATACAGACCTCCCACGACGACTACGAGAAGACCTGTATACAGAACATATCGTCCATTTGATCCGTTTAGTCGAAACCGTGGGGCAAACGATGGTCGTTATACTGGCGGAAATGATGGTCGCTATCGTGCTCGTAATGACGGTCGATACTACGGTGGAAATGATGGACGATACGTCCACGTAGATGTTAAGTACCAGCATACTGGCGATGGCGATCGTGGCAAGTACAGTCACATAGGAGGTCCTTCTGGATCCGGAGCAGGAAATCTTGGTGGATTCGGAGATGGCTTCGGATCTAATGGAGGTGGTGATCGGGATGGCACTGGAGATGGCCAAGTCGTACCTGCCGCTCCTGCTCCGGCACCGGTTCCTGTCCTGGTGCCTACCACTTCAGCTCCTACCTCACCTCGTCGGCCTACAGTGCAAGTGGCATCAGGTCCATCTGGTGACGGGTGGAAAATCATCCATCTGGACAATCGGATGCGTCCTGATGGATATAATTATCT TTTTGAAACGGAAAACGGCATCAATGCAGAGGAATCGGGACGCATCGAAACAACTGCTGATGGTGGTGAAGGGCTGAGATCGACTGGCTTCTATCAATACGTGGGCGATGACGGACAAGTCTACCGGGTGGATTACGTTGCGGATAGCAATGGGTTCGTGCCGCAAGGCGATCATATCCCTAAGACTCCCCCCGCAATCGAAAAGCTACTTCAGTACCTGGCTAGTCAACCGAAGCAGTAA